A segment of the uncultured Desulfobulbus sp. genome:
AGCTCTGTTTCAGTGGTCGCACTGAACTTGTACTCCTCCTTGCAGCTTGCGGCCTCCTATAACCAAGCCACCGAATTGGAACGCAATGAAATCCTGCCCCTCATCAACAACAACCAGGCGCAATTGGCGTTGTGGAAGACTCATTGTCCCGAAAATTTTAGTCATCTCCACACGTTGGTCGAAGCCGAAACCGCTCGACTGGCAGGTAAGGAGTTTGCGGCAGGCCGTCTCTACGACATAGCCATTGAGGAGGCTGCAGAGCAAGGATTCATCCAGGATGAGGGGCTGGCCAACGAACTCGCCGCCGGTTTTTACCTCGAAAATGGCTTCAACATCATTGCCCAAGCCTACTTGCGCAAGGCCCGGGGCTGCTACGCCCGTTGGGGAGCAAACGGCAAAGTCCGGCAAATGGAAACGCTCTTCCCCGAAATTTGCACAAACGATTTACCGACCTCGCGAGAAAGTGAATCGATCTTGAACATCAACGCCCTTGATGCCCTCTCAGTGATCAAGGCCTCGCAGGCGATTTCAAGCGAAATCGTTATCATCGATCTGGTTCAGGTCCTGATGCAAACTGTGCTAGAAAACGCCGGAGCCCAACGAGGTTTTCTCATCTGCGAGCGCGACACGGGGCTTGTCATTGAAGCCGAGGCCTGGATTGAAAGTGGCGCGATCAAAATCCAAAGGCCGCAACAAATCCGAAATGTCGACGATACCATTTTGCCACTCTCCCTGCTTAACTATGTCAAGCGAAGTCACGATCGGCTCATCCTCGATGACGCCTCAACAGACCACGCCTACTCCCAAGATGCTTATATTGCCAGGGTTAAACCACTCTCCCTGCTTTGTCTTCCGGTGATGCGTCAGGCACGACTCCTTGGCATGCTCTATCTGGAAAATAACTTGATGCGCGGCGCCTTTTCTCCTCAGCGGATTGCTCTTCTGGAATTGTTGACCGCGCAGGCTGCCATCTCACTGGAAAATGCCGCTCTCTACCAGGAACGGCAGCGGGTCGAAGAGGCCTTGCGGCAATCGGAAGAAAAATATCGTACCATCTTCGACAGTTCAGGTACTGCGCTCATTTTTATCGAAGACGATATGACCATTGCTATGGCCAACAAAGAATTCGAGCTTCTGACCGGATTCAAGAAGGAAGAAATCGAAGGCCGCATGCCATGGAGCAAACTGGTAGCCGACCCCGACGATCTCCAACGGATGATGAAATATCACACACTGCGCCGGACCAATCCCGGCGTCGCCCCACAAACCTACGAATGCCGCTTACATGGCCCAAACGGAAGAGCCTTTGACGCAATCGCAACTGTCACTCTCTTACCCGGTACGCGGCAAAGCCTCGCCGCCATTCTCGACATCAGCAAACTCAAGCAGGCAGAGGCAGAGCATTTGCGTCTGGTGACCGCCATCGAACAGAGCTCTGAGGCGGTCTTCATCACCGATACCAATTTTACCATCCTCTACGCCAATCCCGCCTTTGAACGAATGTGCGGTTACGACCGCCGCGAAACCATCGGACTGCGTGCCAATATTTTGGAAAACAAGAGACACGACCGGTCGTTCTATCGGTCCATCCGCAAAACCCTGGAGGAAGGAAAGGTCTGGTCCGGGCAGATGACCTGCACCAAAAAAGACGGGACAGTCTACGAAGCGGAAGTGGCCTCATCACCGGTTCGGGACAAGAGCGGCAAGATCATAAATTATGTCAGCACCCACAAGGACATCACCCATGAAATGCGTTTGGAAGAAGAGCTGCGCCAATCCCAAAAAATGGAAGCTATCGGCACCCTGGCCGGCGGCATCGCTCACGATTTCAACAACATTCTCGCTGCAATCATGGGCAACGCCGAGCTACTCCAACGGAGTCATCCAGTAAATTCCCGGGAGCAGCAGCGCCTGGGTCAGCTCCTTTCCTCCTGCAATCGGGCGGCCGACCTTGTGCAACAGATTCTCACCTTCAGCCGAAAATCGAAACAGGAAAGGAAACCACTTCATATCATACCCCTCATCCGGGAAACGCTTAAGCTCTTGAGATCGACGCTTCCGACCAACATTGAAATCAAACGGTCTTTTACGTGCCATCCCGATGAGGACATTATCCTTGCCGATGCAACCCAAGTCCACCAGATTCTCATGAATCTCTGCACCAACGCCGCACACGCCATCGGCCCCAACAGCGGCACCTTGGAGATTACAGTCTCGCCGAAGGAATTGAGCAGGGACACGATTGTCAGTTTTTATCCCGGCTTGTCTTCCGGTCGGCATATCTGCCTGACGGTAAGCGATTCTGGACCGGGAATCGCCCCGGACTTACTCCAGCGTATTTTTGATCCCTATTTTACCACTAAGGAAGTTGGCAAAGGGACTGGACTCGGCTTGGCAGTGGTTAAGGGCATAGTTGCCAGCTACAATGGATCGATCACAGTATCCAGCGAACCTGGTTCCGGTACCACCTTTACCTTGTTGTTTCCTATGGAAAGCAGAGGTCATGCCGAACGGCTCCCCTCTGGACCAAGCACCTTAAGAACTGGCAAAGGCCGCATTCTGTTGGTCGACGATGAGGAGATGCTGCTCCAGGTGGGTGGCGATATATTGGAATCCCTAGGATACGAAGTATTCCCCATGGCCAGCAGCCAGGAGGCATTAGATCTCTTCTTTAACCGTCCCGGCGATTTCGATCTCGTAATGACCGACATGACGATGCCCGGTTTGTCCGGCAAAGACCTGGCCGCTAAAATTTTGGCCGTCCGCCCCAACATCCCGATTGTTCTATGCACCGGTTTCAGTAATTTTATCAGTGAACAAGAGGCCGAAACACTAGGAATCCGTACGTTTATTCATAAGCCATATACCGTTGCAACCCTGGCCAAGGCTATCGAATCCTCCTTGAGGGAGTCGTGATTATTGGACAAGATAAAATCATGATTTATGTGATAACTGGCAGTAAAAAGGTATCGCAACTCATTGCTGTCTCATAAATTTTCCCAGATCATTCTTTGCGGAGAATCAACTGGTTGAGAGGGGGGAGGCCTAAAAAGTCCTACCAAATTCCTCCTGGCAAAGAGATTGAGCTGCAACAATCGAAGAATCTGTTGCATGGATATACCTAATTTTGCTTTAAAATTGAGGTAGGCAACTAAGAGATACACGCACAGGGCGATCCATATCTGGGTCAGGACGGCATTGCTTGAAGTGCCCAGAAACGTCTTGATCTTCAGGTTCTGCTTGATCCACTTGAAGAAGAGTTCTATCTGCCAAAGCTCTTTGTAAATGTCTGCGATCTCCTTGGCTTTCAGGTGGTGGGCATTGGTGACAAAGCGATACTCAACCCCAGTTTCCGCATCGGTATAGGCAATCAACCTAAGCGGGGCTTTAACGCCTTTGAGTTTGATGGCTTGGTCGTTGGTGACACCAGGGCTTTTTCGTCCGGCCCGTTTGAGCAAATACTGGATGTCAGCGTTGCTCTTGAGCCGGGTGACAAAGTAGATCGAATTTATGGTGAGTTCGTTGTACCAGGCATAATCGGTAAATCAGCGGTCAAAGCAGATAAAGGATCCCTTCGGAAGCTTGAGCGTTTTAGCCCAGTTGATCTCATGCACTTTACCGGTGGTCATGTCCATAAATGCGGGGATATAGCCACCTGCGTCCAGTCCCATGTGCAACTTGATGGCACCTTTTTTCTGGCGGAACTCAGCCCAAGGAAACACGGACAAACAAAGATTGATCACGGTTGCATCCAAGAGATAGAGTTTACCTTGAAATGAAAATTTATGTTTAGGGCCAGCCAATTGGCTACGATTCAGCAGCCTGGAGAACAGCAGTTGATACAGGGAAGCCGGTTGTTTGGCATTCACCCGAGCCAGGGTTGCCTTGGACGTATTCTTCATACCGAGGTGGTAGAGTCGCTTTCCTTGAGCCTTCAAGTTGTCGGTGATATCCCGCAGGCTTTTTCTCCCCGATAACTGCCCAACCAGCATAGCCAGAAACTGACTCCAACGATTATATGAACGAAATTTTTATCCTGCATGATGCTCTTTGGCAAGAGCGTCAAATTCATATCTCGGTAAAAATGCAATCAGTTGCTTCAGCACTGTTTCGCTATGGGCCATGGCTCGGATCAATGCCGTTGACTTAAGGGTTTCTCGGTGCAAAAAACACCAACCATTTGAATTTACAGTTTATTTATAGACGCGGCAATGTTATTATTCCCGTAACCAATTAATATTTCGACAAAAAATTAAATTCAGGAGAACATTGGCAATGAAGTTGCAGTGAAAATTGTGTGCCAATTGGCTGTGATAGCGGCAAAAACGAAACATATTATTCACTGGAGTTCATTTCCCGTTTTCTTCCTCAAAGCAGGCAGGATATCGACGCCTCTTTTAATGGCGAGGATTTCACCCGAAACCGCAAATTGCCACTGGCCATCACTCTTGCCCTGCTTGTCAATATGGTCAGGCCCGGTAAGCGTTTTGGGTACCAGGAAGTAATCAACCGGTTTTTCAGTGACACCGGTTTGGCGCATGAGAAAGGCCTCTCTCCACCGGACAAGGCCGCCTTTTTCCGAGCAAGGAAGAAGGTGCCCTTCGATGTTTTCAGCGGCCTTTTCAAGAATGCCGTTGAAAAAGCGAATAGCCTCGCTTCGAGTTGCGGTGGCGCAAGATGGAATGATTTTCGCCTTGTCGCCATCGATGGCACGAAAAAGAATGTGCCACATAGTGAGGAATTAGCGCAAACATTCGGCGTTCCCCATGGCGCCCATTATCCACAGCTCCTCTCATGCGCGCTTTTCGATGTTTTGCTCAAGATCCCCCTCAACCTTATGTGGGGTGCGCATGACGTTAGCGAGAGGACCATGGCTGTGGAATTGATCAAAGACCTCGGCCCGGGTGATCTGCTCCTGCTTGACCGGGGATATCCCGGCTTCGAACTCTTTGAAAATTTGCTGAGGCAGGGCAGCGACTTTCTCGTACGCCTGCCGGACAACGGTTTGTTCAAGCCTGTCACCGAGTTTCTTGCCCAGGGACATCGGGATGGCATCGTAACCCTGCATCCTTCCCAGGAATTGGTCCGTCAGCGGCATAGCCGTCAGGCTAAGCCATGGCAGTATTGATTATGTCGAACCAATAAGGATTTATACGAACCGCGCAGCAGTCGTCTTCAATCCTTTGTTCAAGGAGCCGCGGGCTGAAAAAAAACAAAGACAAGATCGAGTATGGTCGTTTGTGGCGAGGTGGGTACCCGCTTGGCAGCGGAGCGATCGAAAGTGCCAATAAGTTCATCAGCAATATCCGCCTCAAGAGATCCGGGCCTGGTGGAAAGTCGATTACGTAAACAATAGGGAGCATCCGACAGTTATGGGATTTAAAGGATCGCCACTATACAAAGGGGCTGCATCCCATAGCCGTCAGGCGAAGCCATGGCGGCATTGATTATGCCGCACATGGTATTGGCTCCCCTTCGATTCTCAAGATAAAAATGCCTTGAACAATTTCCGGAGAATAGTTTCCATTTTTTCTCTTCTCCAACAAATGTTTCCGGCAACTCAGCTCGAGAAACTTTTTTAACAAATTGGTCACAGCTTCTATTCCGGTGAAAAATGCCTCTTTGAACCGGCCAAGAGATCTTATCCAGGTCTTTAAAGCTTTGTAGAAACTGAGATTTTTACCGTACAGCCCGCGCATGAGGTTATGCGTTATCCATAACATGTTCAGGCTGAGTACAATAATGAATAATTTCGAGTAAATATAGCATTCAAGGCGTTCCTTTTTCACCTTTTTGACCTTGTCGATTTTCCACAGTGATTTCCAGGTCTTAAAGACAAGCTCGATTTGCCAGCGCAACGTGTATGCCTTCCACGCATTTTCAATATCAAGCAACTCCTCTGAGGCGGAGGTGATGAACAGATTGAGCCTTGCTCGGGCTTTGAATTCTTTCCCTATTTGCCGCCCTTTCTTTTGGGCATTCAGGTTGGCCTTGCGCATTCGTTCCTGGTAGACGCTTTCAGGTAACAGATAAACAAAGAGGCGAACCTCTAATGTCAGATCCCGGTCAAGGAATACTCTGTCTTCAATTTTTTCAATTCCTGCATCGGTCATGGCTCGAACAATCCGGGAAAAATTCAGCTCAAGCTTTTTCTTGCCTCGAAGTTGATACACCTGCTTGTTGGCCTGCAGGCGGCACAAAAAGTCACCAAGGTTCTGCAAGATGCCTCGCAATGCAGATATATGCATGTAAGCGAGGTCGCGAATAACAAGGTCACCTTCTCTGACAACATCAATGGTCAGCGTTGAATTGGTTGCATCCTGGTCGTTAAACGCATTCAGGTGTCACCGCCGATCTGAAACGAACCCACCCGCCGACGAAAAACTGCCCCACCATACCGGTGTTTCCGTCTGAGAATCCACCGATTTAAAACCCCACTTTTTGCTTTATTCTTCGTTTGTTCCTTTTCTTCTTAAGTATTGTTTCATCTCCAATGCCGGGAGGGAACAATGCCACGTCTGAAAAAGCGTCCTTGTCGAATCTGTCGAAAATGGTTCACGCCTGATCCAAGGGTCGGGGATCGGCAGAAAACCTGTGGTAATCCTGAGTGCATGAAAAAATGGCATGCCAAAAAATGCGCTGAATGGAATCGAAAGAATCGCACCTGTGCTCAGGAGAATTATTTGTACGAAAAGCTGGCGCGTGCGACCAAACAAAGCTATGGCGGCAAAAAGGCATTGCCTGCAGACGCTCCGGTCAAACCTCCTCCCGCTTTTTTTCCCCAACTTCCCCGTTGTCTCATTCAAGAGGTGATGGGGGTGCAACAATTCGTAATCATAGAACATATCTCGCACCAACTCTTCAAGGCCGTTCAAGAGGTGATAAGTATCCAACACGCTGAAAATACAAGAGCTCCATCACGACTTCTCCATTGATGCCGCTAAGAGGCGATGGCGTGTGCCGCAGATAATGAGCTATGAAGAGGCATCATTTTTTGCACAGGAGGCACCATGTCAACCTCACCCATATCCACCGCTGATATTCTTGAACTTTCCCTGGATAAAATTGGAGAAAGATTCGCTCCCCTGCGGATCGTCAATCCGGCAGCCGACAGCGCCATGCTTCAGTCTGTGGAGCGCTACGGCCAGATCATGCCGGTGGTTGTCTGCGAGGCCCAGCAAAACGATTATCAACTGCTCGATGGCTTCAAACGGCTGCGAAGCGCCAGAAGGCTTGGCATGAAGTCACTCAAGGCCCAGGTAATGCGGCTTACCCTGCGTGCCGGCAAGGCGGCGCTGGTGCAGCTGAACTGGGTGGGGAAGTCAATCAGTAATATGGAAGAGGCGCTGGTGGTGCATTCACTGTTCCATGAAGACAGCTTGAGCCAGGTGGAGATCGCCACGTTGCTGGGACGGCATAAAAGCTGGGTTTGTCGGCGAATATCCTTGATTGACCGATTGTGCGATGAGGGGTTGGCCCAGATAAAGCTCGGTCTGCTGCCGATCAGCATGAGCCGGGAACTTATCAAGTTGCCACGTGGCAACCAGGAACTCCTCATTCAAGCGATTGCCAACCATCATCTCAGTTGCCGTGATACCGGCAGGCTGGTTGAAGAACTACAGGGCCGGCCGGAATATGAACACAGGCCGATTCTGGAAAGGCCGTGGGAAATACTCCAGTATCAAGACCATTTGGATACGACGGCAAGCAGGCTTTTTTCACCGGCTGTTCGGAGTATCCATCACAAAATTCTGCTTATGGAGCGGTACTGCCTGGCGGTTTCCTGCACCATGCAAACCACAGAGATCAAACAATTTGAGGAGAAAGAAGAGCTCTTTATACGCGCTTGCTGCGGGGAAGCCGTGCGAACCCTTGAACACACCGTCAAGGAGGTCGGCCGAGTTGCGGTGCCGGATGCAGAGGCCGGACAATGACCGTCATCGTTCATAGCCGAGAAGAGTTGGAACGACTGCTGATAACCATGCACAGCGAAGGTTGGAGCATCCGTAAACTCGCGGGTTATTTTTCCATCAGCCGCAATACGGTACGGCGTATCCTGCGCAAACATGTCGCAGCCCGGGACACGGGTCATGGTGCCGTTTGCCGGCAAAAACAACAACCGACACTGCGCGAAAGCAAACTCGAGCCCTTTCTCGACCGGATTACGGAGCTGCTCAAGGATTTCCCCAAGATAACCGGTCAACGCGTGTACGAAGAGATTACCGCCGCCGGTTACGACGGCGGCATAAGTATTTTGCGTGCTCGGTTACGCAGCCTGCGGCCGACACCGAAAAAGACGCCGGTGATCCGTTTTGAGACAGAGCCCGGTCTGCAGGGGCAAATGGACTGGAGCCCCTATGCCATACCATTCCAGCGTCAAGGCAAGATCACGGTCAATTGTTTTTCGTATATCCTTGGATTTTCCAGACGACAATATATCGATTTCACCCCACGCCGGGATCTCTTCACCCTGATCCGCCGTCACCTGGATAGTTTTTCCCACTTCAACGGCTCGCCTCGCCAGTGTCTGTATGACAACGAAAAGACCGTTGTTCTGCGCTGGGAGGCCGGCCGGCCGGTATTCAATCCCTCTTTTGCCTCGTTTATCACCCATTACCGGTGCAAGCCCATCGCCTGCTTTCCCAACCGACCGCAAACAAAGGGCAAAATAGAAAGGCCCTTCCAGTATGTAGAAAACAATCTCCTCGGTGGCCGAAAGTTTCAGGACCTCGATGATCTGAAAGCATGTGCCCGCTGGTGGCTGCAAAACCGGTCGGACACGCATATCCATGACACGACGGGCAGGCCCCCGCTGGAGTTGTTTCTGGAAGAAGAGCAGGAGGCGCTGACCATGTTGCCACGGTGTCCCTATGATGCCTCCGAGGTGGCCTTACGTGTCTGCAATATTGAAGGATATCTCGAGTTCGAGACCAATCGCTATCCGATTCCTTATGAATATGTGACCGATATCCTGACCGTAAAAGCCACGGAGCAGGAAATTTATGTCTACTCACCGGAGCTGACCCTGATCGTTCGCCACGAACGGTTGCCGGCAGGAGCGGTGATTACCCTTGATGCAGCCGGTATCCACGGACCACGCGCCGTTCGTTACGGCCTGGAGCCGGTCCGAGACCAATTTCTTGCCTTGGGTGATGATGCCGAACTTTTTTTGCGGGGACTTACGGAACAACAGCCCCAAAACAGCGGATTCCACGCCAGGGCCATCCTGCGGCAAAAAGAGGCCTACCATTGCGACGACATTCATCGAGCCATCAGTCACGCCTGTCGCTATCACGCCTACGACCACCGAGCGGTGGAGCGTATTCTCAAAATCAAGGCAGAACCGCGTACGCTGGAATCCTGTCGCAACGAACGGGCAGCAGAACATCTGCGCCAGGCCCTGCCGCCGATCAAACAGCGGTCATTACAGGAGTACAGTGCACTATTAGGAGACAATCGTCATGAAGCAGCGGCAGATAACGGACAGCATGCAACGGATCAAAAGCAGCTTGAAAGCTCTCAAGCTCGACACGATAGCAACGATTCTCGATGAAGAATTGGCCAGGTCGGCCCAATCGGCAACACCGCCAACCGAGTTGCTGGAACGTCTGCTGACGGCCGAGACGGATGCCCTGATCCAACGGAGAATCGAACGTCGGATCAAGGAATCAAGGCTACCGGAACGAAAACTGCTGGCGGACTTTGATTTTGATTTCCAGAAAGGAATCGATAAGGCTCAAATCCTCGAGTTGGCTCAGCTTGACTTTATCCGCCGCAAACAGGGGGTAATTCTTGCCGGTAATTCCGGTACCGGCAAGAGTCACATCGTCAAGGCGCTCCTGCTGCTTGCCTGCAAGGAAACCTACCGCTGTCGCTATACCACGGCAAGCGACATGCTCCGGGATCTCTTTTCAGGACTGGCCGACGACACTCTCGCTCTCAAACTCAAGCGCTATCTGACGCCTGACCTGCTGCTCATAGACGAAGTCGGCTTTGACCGCCTTGAGCAACAGGATCCGCGTAACGCCTGCCTCTTTCATAAAGTGATTGACGGACGTTACTGCAAGAGTTCGACAATGCTGACCTCAAATATCGATTTCAAGGAACTGGGGGATTATCTGGGGGATCCTGTCATTACCACCGCGATCGTCGACAGGATGGTTCACCATTCCATTATCCTGAGCATCCAGGGTCCTTCCTGGCGTCTTCATCAATCACAACAATTAAACCATTGCAGTGACCGCCCCAAGAGTGAGGTGGAATAACCCTCACTGACTCTGCATTTCAGAAAGCCTCCTTTCCCACCAACGCCCCATGGCGGGGACGCCTTTCGCCCTACGGGCTCCAGGCGTCCCCGCTATGGGGCGTTGCAAACTCGTCTACTTTTTCATTTTTTCTTGTTGCGTTGAAGCTCCAGAAGGTGGGTCTGTTAATCGGTGCAAATGCGGCTCATATTTTCACAACACGCAACTTATGGGTGGGTCCGCTTTATTCACTCAAATGGGTTCATTTTAGATCGCTGGTGACACATTCAGGCTGAGATCAACGATTCTGCCGGACACTAAATCATATTCAAACTGGATTCTGACACTGGCCGCAGAGCCACTGCCGCCGCTACCGGGGTAATACTTGGATAAAGATTGATCTATTTGAAAACAAACAGAATCTTTAATCAAAATCCTTGCAAACTGATCACAACTCATCAACAGCGATTTTCCCTCTGACAACTGCTTGTTAAACAACTCTGAAAGGGCTGCTGTGAGAAACGAAACCGCATGCTGATTGAAGCGCTCATCCAGGGATTTTTTTTTTATGCATATGGCATGGTCCAATTCCAGCTTAACGGTGAGATCGTTGAGACTCTCAAAAGCCAAAGCATCGCTATTAAAAGCCAGCAGGCAGAGAAAAGTGAATCCACCAAGCACGCTTGACCGCTGAACGAACTTGCTCTTACGAGCTAACAGGTCGATTTCCTGCGCGGTAAAGAAGCAGTGAAGCTGTTTCCTGATAGATTCTTGGTTCCTCAGCAGAATCTGTGGGCACCCTGGGGTATCGGCAGGTCACCAAGCCCATGATATAAAGCTATTTTCAGCCCATCGTACGTGCGAAATCCATAGGATCGCTTGGTAACCACCTTTGCCTTGTTGTTAAAGCCCTCCACACAACCCAGGGCAATCGTATTTTTTGCACGAAACCAGTTGAGCAGGAGGGGGCGGTGAGCTCTCAACATTTTGGCAACCTTCTTCATCGGTTTGATTTTGGATCGCATGGTTCTTGTGCACCAGGCATCAAGAAACTTTCCAGCCCAAGCCGGTGAACTGTAGCCCCAGAATCGCTGAAAATCTTCCTTGAGCAAGTAGGCGCGGATAGTTCTGAGGTTGCATGCGAGCAGATCCTTGAGCCTGTCCACCTGTTTTTCGGTCAGATTTTCAGGTCGTTTTAAGAGGCACCAACGGCTCTTTGCAAGGAGGGGTTCTTTCCCCTTCTTCTTGAGCTCCTTGGCCTCATCGGCTCTGACCTCGTCGATAGCCTTGCTCATGTGACTCATGATATGAAACCGGTCGAGGATATTGACGGCGCCCGCTGCTTTTTCGGCAATGACGGCCAGATAGGGTTTCCACATGTCACTGCAAATAAACCGCAATTGCCGAGACCTTGCCGTGCCGAGCCAGTCGAAAAACTCTCTGAAAGTTTTGGCGGTCCTGTCGGGGCCGATCCAAAGCAGGCGCCTTTTTCCCTGGTCAAGCTGATACACCAGGGTGACAAACTTATCCTTGCGTTTGCGCCAGCAGATTTCGTCGATGCCAATGGCAGTGATCCCATCGATATTACGATAGGCGAGCCCCCAGTTGACCGCCATTTCCACCGACCTGAAGACCGTGTCCCAACTGGTTTTAAAGATTTCGGCCACTTCCTTCCAGCTCAAGCGTTTACACCATGTGGCCAGGAACCATGCGTAAGAGATCGTAAGATGGCTCTTTCCTACAACCCATGGCAG
Coding sequences within it:
- the istB gene encoding IS21-like element helper ATPase IstB, with the protein product MKQRQITDSMQRIKSSLKALKLDTIATILDEELARSAQSATPPTELLERLLTAETDALIQRRIERRIKESRLPERKLLADFDFDFQKGIDKAQILELAQLDFIRRKQGVILAGNSGTGKSHIVKALLLLACKETYRCRYTTASDMLRDLFSGLADDTLALKLKRYLTPDLLLIDEVGFDRLEQQDPRNACLFHKVIDGRYCKSSTMLTSNIDFKELGDYLGDPVITTAIVDRMVHHSIILSIQGPSWRLHQSQQLNHCSDRPKSEVE
- a CDS encoding transposase, producing the protein MNAFNDQDATNSTLTIDVVREGDLVIRDLAYMHISALRGILQNLGDFLCRLQANKQVYQLRGKKKLELNFSRIVRAMTDAGIEKIEDRVFLDRDLTLEVRLFVYLLPESVYQERMRKANLNAQKKGRQIGKEFKARARLNLFITSASEELLDIENAWKAYTLRWQIELVFKTWKSLWKIDKVKKVKKERLECYIYSKLFIIVLSLNMLWITHNLMRGLYGKNLSFYKALKTWIRSLGRFKEAFFTGIEAVTNLLKKFLELSCRKHLLEKRKNGNYSPEIVQGIFILRIEGEPIPCAA
- a CDS encoding ParB N-terminal domain-containing protein — translated: MSTSPISTADILELSLDKIGERFAPLRIVNPAADSAMLQSVERYGQIMPVVVCEAQQNDYQLLDGFKRLRSARRLGMKSLKAQVMRLTLRAGKAALVQLNWVGKSISNMEEALVVHSLFHEDSLSQVEIATLLGRHKSWVCRRISLIDRLCDEGLAQIKLGLLPISMSRELIKLPRGNQELLIQAIANHHLSCRDTGRLVEELQGRPEYEHRPILERPWEILQYQDHLDTTASRLFSPAVRSIHHKILLMERYCLAVSCTMQTTEIKQFEEKEELFIRACCGEAVRTLEHTVKEVGRVAVPDAEAGQ
- a CDS encoding ISL3 family transposase, which translates into the protein MHVKTILNRIEKQPGFIYDTCKWRDSGPPALVITLRPQAGRKPICSKCGQRGPGYDTLRVRSFAFVPLWGIPVFFLYAPRRLQCPTCGVKVEKLPWVVGKSHLTISYAWFLATWCKRLSWKEVAEIFKTSWDTVFRSVEMAVNWGLAYRNIDGITAIGIDEICWRKRKDKFVTLVYQLDQGKRRLLWIGPDRTAKTFREFFDWLGTARSRQLRFICSDMWKPYLAVIAEKAAGAVNILDRFHIMSHMSKAIDEVRADEAKELKKKGKEPLLAKSRWCLLKRPENLTEKQVDRLKDLLACNLRTIRAYLLKEDFQRFWGYSSPAWAGKFLDAWCTRTMRSKIKPMKKVAKMLRAHRPLLLNWFRAKNTIALGCVEGFNNKAKVVTKRSYGFRTYDGLKIALYHGLGDLPIPQGAHRFC
- a CDS encoding transposase, coding for MPHSEELAQTFGVPHGAHYPQLLSCALFDVLLKIPLNLMWGAHDVSERTMAVELIKDLGPGDLLLLDRGYPGFELFENLLRQGSDFLVRLPDNGLFKPVTEFLAQGHRDGIVTLHPSQELVRQRHSRQAKPWQY
- the istA gene encoding IS21 family transposase, with protein sequence MTVIVHSREELERLLITMHSEGWSIRKLAGYFSISRNTVRRILRKHVAARDTGHGAVCRQKQQPTLRESKLEPFLDRITELLKDFPKITGQRVYEEITAAGYDGGISILRARLRSLRPTPKKTPVIRFETEPGLQGQMDWSPYAIPFQRQGKITVNCFSYILGFSRRQYIDFTPRRDLFTLIRRHLDSFSHFNGSPRQCLYDNEKTVVLRWEAGRPVFNPSFASFITHYRCKPIACFPNRPQTKGKIERPFQYVENNLLGGRKFQDLDDLKACARWWLQNRSDTHIHDTTGRPPLELFLEEEQEALTMLPRCPYDASEVALRVCNIEGYLEFETNRYPIPYEYVTDILTVKATEQEIYVYSPELTLIVRHERLPAGAVITLDAAGIHGPRAVRYGLEPVRDQFLALGDDAELFLRGLTEQQPQNSGFHARAILRQKEAYHCDDIHRAISHACRYHAYDHRAVERILKIKAEPRTLESCRNERAAEHLRQALPPIKQRSLQEYSALLGDNRHEAAADNGQHATDQKQLESSQARHDSNDSR